A window of Ciona intestinalis unplaced genomic scaffold, KH HT000301.1, whole genome shotgun sequence genomic DNA:
ataaaagttactaaCGAACTCGCCTACACTACGTTCATACACCAAACAAAAGAGCGCAAAAACGAAAGAACGCAAAAAAGAAACAATGGAAaagggttttaaaattcaaaagttTCTAAAACCCCAAAAAATCTTCATCCGAAAAGGACGACCACAAATCATCAGTTTCTGAATCGTTTTCTACAGATAAAGATGGGGTGCTACTGGAAGATTGTTTTGCCAACTTGGCAGGGTAATTAATGCCCTGTGGTCTTCGCACACCCagtgttctatttttttaatttccgcCGACCgcaaattatgacgtcacaaatttcCGCGAAAATTACGACTTTCGTAAATACTGTGTGCATTCGTACAATGGTTCGCTGACATAATCACTAATCAGTGATTCagctagggatgcacattacagaatttcgaatccgtgagattcgaatccttttgtattcgaatctaattacgggattcggtattctgtttaatgacgtcattacacgtcatctcatgtactatattaacaatttttgaaacttattaattttgaaaaaaaatatttttgtgtttgtgggactttcgggagtaaacgtttcgcaacgtcttttcatagcctgctatacgtttcatgcgcaaaaactacccaatagtacaatttttgatcattctacagctcatgacccaacaaggctgctatgaaagggtcaataaactgacttttgtgggtaacatttttttttcctataaatataaaaagattcgaaattctagattcggaattctagattcgaattaaagtattctaggatatcctagaatacctaattattctgtaatgtgcatccctagatTCAGCTAATcagttataaagttaaaccgCACGCATAGTTTGTAATAGTATTTAGAGACCAACCGATATCAATTTTTTCCACCgataccgataccgatatttttagctttcaccgataccgatattttacCGATATTTTTACACTAgcgaaacaaatgaaaataatcaATCTAAATCTGATTTAATAATTGTATTCGAGCAAATGCAAGTTATAGTACAGGAAACAAAGTTGTTCTGCGTGTTCGCCAGTGAGGCGGCTTCTTTTATCTTCATATATATTTCCAATTGTGCTAAAATCTCGTTCACTTGGCACAGAAGAAGGCGGtggatttaaatattttctagcTAGTTTGGCTAGAATGACAAAACgagtttcattatttttccaCCAATCCAGTGGATGTCCGGTAGACCGATCAATAAGTGGTTCTGAaagatatttattaatttctgtTTGAACATCTGTTGATTCACACTCATTGTTATCAGTAGATCCTTGACCTAAGACATTTTTGTACAAATTGGACAATAGGTCATTCTCACTATCACTGGATTGTTTTTGCTTCTTTGCTGCCACTGGTTCTTCTCCTTGGTCTTGTTCCTTAACTTCATTAATTAACCAATCCTTAGCTCTACCTAAGACAATCTCTGATGAAAATGGTTTGTCTTTGAATCGGGGATCCAGGAGGCAAGCAATCACCACTGGTTTAACATTTTCAACATTACAATATCTTCTTAACAGGCTTTCACACATGGTTCCTTTTATAGTACCAATCCCAAATGTTGCTTCATTATCACTTTGTAGAAGAGCTTTAAGTACTGCAATACTGGGTAGTATGCATGATGCGGAAGCTTCAGAATGACTAATCTCCAACGTTATCGTCTCAAAGGGTGTCAATAAAGCAACTAATTTGGCGACAAGTTCCCACTCATATGTATTTGGTAAACTAAAATGACCATACTCACTTGCATATATGCTGAGAGCATGCTTCTGTTCCAACATCCTACGCAACATATGTAGAGTTGAATTCCATCTTGTTGGGATTGCCTGTATAATTGAATGAACCGGCAAACCAACTTGGTTTTGAATTGCATGTAGCCGTTTCTTTGCAAGTGTCGAATGATTGCAGTGTGTGGCACAGCGTTAAAGCTTGCCACAATATCATTACGACTCTTTGAAATNNNNNNNNNNNNNNNNNNNNNNNNNNNNNNNNNNNNNNNNNNNNNNNNNNACCTAAACCGAATCGGCCTCCATGAAAATGGACAATGCCCAAGATGCAACGTCAACGAGACAGCtgaacatttattaatttccTGTATTAACACCGCAAACGTAACAGctatgttaaaaacattatgttcTGAAATGAAACTTTcttataattttaacacacTGCTAACTGACAACGCCCTTATTAAACATACTATTTCCTTTTTTAGAGCATTAAATCGTCTTTAGAAACAAGATCACCTGattactatttatttatttctattgttgttttcttaaatttgattactatttatttatttctattgtTGTTTTCTTAAATGTTATTAACTCGTACAAATTGTTCTGAACATAGACAAACCAATgatgatatatatttactgttaAAGTAATGAATTTCTGTCATTTTACCGGTACATTGCTTTCGCCAAAACCTATCACCAAAAAGTAGACTAAATTCCCTTTTTCCGTTATCGTCAAGCTTTTGTACAATTTACTGTCATGTATTCGGTGTAAAAAACCGAAAGGTTAAATGCAccaaaatgtaataataataataataacagttTCCCAGCGCAGACGAACAGCAGCTGTTTGAACCTTTTCATTCAGTTGGGATTGTGGGCACTTTCTTATCTAGAAAAAGTATAACCTTAAAAACTTGTTATGTGTTTTCAGTAGTCATTATGAGCCAATAACAGActtcatttagtttttttctgtgttatCACCCTAACACCCTTCCCTTATGCTCACCAGTGCCCTTCTACAGACTGGTGATACgtatgattttttatatattgacaTACTGCAATAAAGTAGTCTTCCATTCCTGACCTTTCATTCTAAAATAGTAAACTAAAGACTGACCATGGTAATGTGTTTAACCTGCGTTTCCTTCTTCACTCATCTTTTCTGTTTGCAAGAGAACAATGTGTTCAGACTCTCTGTAAAATCgcaaataatgttttttgttaataaaacttCAAAACATAGGCATCCCAATAGTGCCAAAACTCTTATTGGATAATTGCAATTCGGCATAAGTGAATAGCAGCCTACGGTAGGTAAAAATGTGATTAttctaataaataataagCTTCAACGTTTACCTCTAGTGTGTCCATTCCCTTTTCCGTCGCTGTTTTGATAAAAGTTAATGCAActttatattagtttttaatattctaaTGTTTTGCCGCCTTTTTCGTTGATGATGACGTGATAAAGCGTTGTGGTCAAACGTCATAGTATGTTTTGAAGAGtattgaaatgtttaaatacttttttatagaAGATAAATcttaaaacttgtaaaacatACAGAATGCGTCGCATCCAAgaactgttatttttagtcGGAACCCGCTTTCTAGATTCCtggtaaaatataagtttcGCAAAAGTTGCGCAGTAGCcgatgggaaccagatttctgcGACACCTTATCGTTGTTAAAAGTTGGTGTATTTGGTTAACAATGGTTACTATCATTTTTATTGTagtgtaacttttaaatgctCTTGAACTATTGATTAGGAAAGCCTGTATCATTTCGGTCAGTAGCGATAGGCCGGACCATACACATTTTACGTAACAACTTTTGGCGATCCTGCCAGGACACTGTTACCGCTGGACTGTTGTAGGTGTTTCAGCACAGCGGGACTGTTTCTTGAAGAGCTTGTATGGTACTTTTAgtgttttttcaatttaatcctgtttttacGGCATTTTATCATATCACCACCGCCCTATTTGTCCGCAAGAGATTTAGCGTATTCGCGGGGGATTGTTTAACTCTTACTTTGAGAGCGTAAAAGTAAGTCATGAGATAAAGCGTGACAACAATAGGGCAACTTTAAGGAAAGGCccgttacatttttaatttgccatataaaacaattgtgAACACAGCCATTAAATTCGGCGTTTGTGAAGCATTTATAGGCTGGTTAGGCGAGAGCGCGACAAAGTTGCGTGCTTCTTCAACAAATCCAACCCATGAATAAAAGGCATTAAAATGCTTTCACTCTTTTTCAAAACATGTTATGGACTGACAACCCTCAATTATACGGCGTTGAACTAAAGATGACGAGCCCGATTAACACGCACCCCGTATTAAATACCAAGACTGTATACGTAGCTAAAACTTGTTGAATTTAAGTCTTTAACCATAACGATGATGAGTTTAGTAATtcatttttacaactttatgAATTTGCTCCTCGTCCTATTGAAATGTCGGGAAATAAAGATATCTAGGCCTAGTCTTAATATCTATCTCCGTTTGATTCAGATTATACAAAAAGACGTTCCTTCATTTAATGTAATGAGAGTACAATACTGTTGAAATGATTTTGCCAATGCAAAATACCACAAGGACATAAGCAACGTGCAGTTTTTCTTTCggagaattttattttaaaaataagcttAGAATCAATGGTAGAAAGCATGGGATCAGGGTTGGACAAGCACGCATGAACTGGTGACATGGCTCATATACTAACGGATAAGGAGTTATTTTGGATTTGAAATTTTAACCAGCATACACCGAAAATGTGATAAGCTAATAAGACAAGTtatggaaaattttaaactgcaGCACAAACAAAGGagcattcgtaaaagcgaaggCATCACGACTTCTAGATTATTTTTgcaataacaaacataaaacaatttggACTAGTGTGCGTGTGTGTTAAccatgatttaaatttaattgtttattctttgtttttgtttaactagTTTATTCTTGGGTGTTATGTCGTCACAGTTTTGGTGCTAATTGGCCATGTACTGAAATTTCCAACTGTGGAATTCAttcttagttttaatttttttttcagatacaccaaagaaaaagataataaatttGTCTGACAGCGAAGtaaccccccaaaaaagaagaagaaaattGCCGTTTTAGAGTGTTGTCAACACTACTTATAAAAATTTCGCTtcaagttttgttttcatttttccaTTCATCAATGtgctgtttaatattaataatgtaAGTGTTTTAATGATCAATGCCTCAATTTATTATTACCTGCTGGATAAAAAATTTATAGGTTAATACGATTTTCATTATGGTGTTCAGGtgtactattttatatttttagttcgtgtatgcattttttgttgtcaatgactgttatttatacaattacactttcttttgttgttcATGACATTTCTTTATTCAAGTTCCCAAAACTGTTCTTTATGCAATTGGAATTTCATTCCAAACCGAACTGTATTGTCCCAAAAGTTCTTCTGTTTATTGTTCATGACTGTTCTTTATGCAATAAAGACTTTATACAAGTCTCCGAAACTGTTCTTTATACCATTGGAATTTCATTCAAACCGACTGTATTGTCccaaaagttattttgttgataaaaaaatgtgtccaAACGTTAGGTGCCATGTTTTAGCAATGTAGTCCTACTCTCTACTGCCATCTGCTGGTCACCAATGTtctttattcataaaaaaaatgtggcCGAACGTTAAGTGCAATGTAGTACTCTACTGCCACCTGCCGGTCACCAAAGCGTAAATTAAAACACTCCCAAAAAcgtttcagaaaaaaaacaaaacgtttttgACCATAACCTACCAAAAAACGTTAACACAAAAAacgtttcgaaaaaaaaaaagtttctgaCCGTAACGTAGGTTTCGACCGTTAGTGCATTGGCGTACAGATTGCATAACTCGCACCTCGCTCAACAGAAATCGGACTCCAGCAGAAAAGTAATGACTCTATGACAAGTCCAGGTTACAACCCAGTTTATTCGACAAAACGACATCACGCTACAGATAACAATGAGAACTGCAAAGGCATTTACAAGGCCCAACTGCCCGTCCATACAGCACTGGAAGAGCTTATAAAATGCAAGAAGCATTAAACACAAGAAGACATTATACAGCAAGGCAAAGTTTCTCTGCATTGTCACAGGAAAAAGTCTCTCATCATTATTGATAAATATGCAAGCATTGTTATATATGGGTTACAGGAAACAACCAAAGCATAGTCGCCTAAGCCGGTCAGGAAATGCCTAACCTggaatttttaaagtaaatatataatttattatttttttagtaatcgCAATTGCTTTAACGATATTACCACAAGCCCACACTTCTTAACGCGTCACAGCCAGTAACTTACGTCCGTAAAATCTcgtttaacataaaatacgCACCCATTTGGCCATTGTTTTCGAAACAAATGTCTGTATTGACACGCACAGATTtgcaaagaaataaaagttttttctatctgacaaaaaacatacattatTTGCgttaccaaaaataaaaaagaaggtTTTTCCCTAAACTCCAAATTTTGAACTAATCGTTGAAACTTCACTGAATTTCTGAGTCCCGTAAATGACGGGAGTATATCACATTCTCGTTGTAAATAGGGGCAACAAATCATTTAGAAAAATGCACAGTCATACAATTGATTGTGACGAAACTACCAGAAAGTAACGTGTCCTTAAACGAATATTAACccataaaaattacaaatcaATAGTTCTTGAAAATGTATCACCCGTACAAAGCAAAACGTATGCAGCAGGCGCAAATTTCAAGCTACTTTAGGTCCGCAACGGCTACAGCGAATGGGGTTGTAGAAAAGCCTGTTATTGCTTGTGCTAACGTAGCAGAAGGTGAGAGCACAGTAACAGACGAGACATTGCCCTCATCACCGCCACAATCTTCTTGTATAAAGCCGCAGAAAACTTCAGGCAGAAGCTTTCGTGCAGATTGGAAATTAAAGTACAATTGGCTGGAATAGTGCTGCACAGGACTAGGCGGTAGGCAAAACATGCAAATGGGCAGTGGAATGTAACACCGTGTGGGGGGCGGCCAATGTTGAAGTTGTAGTTCGCGCTCCGCAGCCTCGCGACGACGCTGTTCCATCCTGCCCCGACGCACACGCTATCCGACTCCGCAGCGGGAAAGTAGATGTTACGAAAGCAGCGAAACTGCATTTCATTCCTGTCATGCTTTTGTTTTCGCTATACAACGTTACTTTatattcaatctttatgcattagtgttaaatttagctattatatcattaaatctgTGCTAGAGCACAATCAACCGCTACAACCGCATTTCCCCAGCCACTATCACTGCGCTACTGACCGAAATGATACAGGCTTACACATTTGATTGATTTGCAGACAGCAAAAAATTCTCTGTACTCTTTTAAGCCAGGTGGTACCAAGTACATGCATAAGGATGGCAAAGATATACTGTGGACCCACATTCaagaaatatttagtttggttTCCAAAACCCCACTTCACAAGACAAATTTGGCACCCTTTCAcatgaaattaaattattacaacAAAGTAGT
This region includes:
- the LOC100185491 gene encoding zinc finger BED domain-containing protein 4-like — translated: MLRRMLEQKHALSIYASEYGHFSLPNTYEWELVAKLVALLTPFETITLEISHSEASASCILPSIAVLKALLQSDNEATFGIGTIKGTMCESLLRRYCNVENVKPVVIACLLDPRFKDKPFSSEIVLGRAKDWLINEVKEQDQGEEPVAAKKQKQSSDSENDLLSNLYKNVLGQGSTDNNECESTDVQTEINKYLSEPLIDRSTGHPLDWWKNNETRFVILAKLARKYLNPPPSSVPSERDFSTIGNIYEDKRSRLTGEHAEQLCFLYYNLHLLEYNY